One window of Paralichthys olivaceus isolate ysfri-2021 chromosome 20, ASM2471397v2, whole genome shotgun sequence genomic DNA carries:
- the zbtb22b gene encoding zinc finger and BTB domain-containing protein 22b produces the protein MQSLPTEVGSSSSSAHSDTSGSMVQVCFPSAQASVLDSLNRQREDGRLCDLSIHVQGQVFKAHRCVLAASSPYFHDQVLLKDMSTVSIPAVMDPLAFESVLSCAYTGQLRMLREDIVNYLTVGSVLQMWHIVDKCTELLKEGRAAAGGGNSGGGVQDKTGVEGGAGAANPGCSSSNSDSVAAGGNGARGGDGGSGQAQVAGSNEPQRASQLPSHASVSESQSPSSTNYFSPRDGSSFGGSGAAAAGASVDGGGANNTPSYCTPSGGEEAFLIEEEEEDVEEEEEEVLYHQRKRGRGGGSGRRKKMSSVSEQEVGVSDSFGVSSYQDGVDSVLPPQKRPTYSQPSIMPRKQWVVVKTERMEDDDLIVVSGEEGGEDEEDEDERELELARERERSDFNISNVRSLSVELGGRAENDMDSQMDYCQSSEDYLKFEGSLMDQTLAQHLHDSAAGQSQSANRAVSALLGQVQSAATARAQLFPLDMQGNQILLYSQASGLSLDAAAPPLGMAGGMIGAASFKGPNLEHGAVQLSMQGGLGVDGMDSGGIGGGSSGSNSSTGGSGKMFMCHCGKTFTHKSMRDRHINMHLDLRPFHCPVCAKKFKMKHHLTEHMKTHTGLKPYDCLGCGKKFMWRDSFMRHRSHCERRSRLGESGEGGGSGEGGRRGGGGGEDGTDLISSAHLLLSAGEGGQGNVQGGGGRGGVSVSSPHLTGGVSATGSSNSNNMAAAGALLGVVSQSPGQGSGMFGALVLGRSVCGEDSANDNSVT, from the exons ATGCAGTCCCTGCCCACGGAggtgggcagcagcagcagttcagcTCACAGTGACACATCTGGCTCGATGGTGCAGGTGTGCTTCCCCAGCGCTCAGGCCTCGGTGCTGGACAGCCTGAACCGGCAGAGAGAGGACGGCAGGCTCTGTGACCTCTCCATCCACGTCCAGGGACAAGTGTTCAAGGCCCACCGCTGCGTCCTGGCCGCATCCTCACCCTACTTCCATGACCAG GTGCTACTGAAGGACATGTCTACGGTCTCCATCCCGGCCGTGATGGACCCGCTGGCGTTTGAGAGCGTGCTGAGCTGTGCCTACACGGGTCAGCTCCGGATGCTGCGCGAAGACATCGTCAACTACCTCACAGTGGGCAGCGTCCTGCAAATGTGGCACATCGTGGACAAGTGCACTGAGCTGCTGAAGGAGGGCCGAGCTGCGGCCGGAGGGGGGAACAGTGGAGGAGGCGTGCAGGACAAAACCGGGGTGGAAGGAGGTGCGGGTGCAGCTAACCCCGGCtgtagcagcagcaacagtgacaGTGTTGCAGCTGGTGGTAATGGAGcccgtggtggtgatggtggtagTGGTCAAGCTCAGGTGGCGGGCTCCAACGAGCCCCAGCGTGCCTCACAACTTCCCAGCCACGCTTCCGTGAGTGAGAGCCAGTCGCCCAGCAGCACCAACTACTTCAGCCCCAGAGACGGGAGCAGTTTTGGCGGAAGcggtgcagctgcagctggagcttCAGTGGACGGAGGAGGGGCGAACAACACCCCCAGCTACTGCACCCCATCAGGAGGGGAGGAGGCCTTTCTaattgaggaagaggaggaggacgtagaggaggaagaggaggaggtgttgtACCACcaaaggaagagaggaagaggaggaggcagcgggaggaggaagaaaatgagTTCAGTGTCAGAGCAGGAAGTCGGGGTCAGCGACAGCTTCGGAGTTTCGTCCTATCAG GACGGAGTGGACTCAGTGCTGCCACCGCAGAAGCGTCCCACCTACAGCCAGCCCAGCATCATGCCTCGCAAACAGTGGGTGGTGGTGAAAACAGAACGCATGGAGGACGACGACCTCATCGTTGTGTCCGGGGAAGAAGGAGgcgaggacgaggaggacgaggacgagagggagctggagctggccagagagagggagaggagcgaCTTCAACATCTCCAACGTCAGGAGCCTCTCTGTCGAGCTGGGAGGCAGAGCCGAGAACGACATGGACTCACAG ATGGACTACTGCCAGTCTTCAGAAGACTACCTCAAGTTTGAAGGCAGTTTAATGGACCAGACGTTAGCTCAGCACCTTCACGACAGCGCTGCAGGTCAGAGCCAGAGCGCGAACCGTGCGGTTTCAGCGCTGCTGGGCCAGGTTCAGTCTGCGGCTACGGCCCGTGCCCAGCTCTTCCCCCTGGACATGCAGGGGAACCAGATCCTCCTCTACAGCCAGGCCTCTGGACTCTCGCTGGACGCTGCCGCCCCCCCTCTAGGGATGGCAGGTGGGATGATAGGAGCAGCGTCTTTCAAAGGTCCCAATCTGGAGCATGGTGCGGTCCAACTGTCGATGCAGGGTGGTTTGGGAGTTGATGGCATGGACAGTGGGGGGATTGGAGgtggcagcagtggcagcaacagcagcactgGGGGTTCTGGGAAAATGTTTATGTGTCACTGTGGTAAGACGTTCACCCACAAGAGCATGAGGGATCGCCACATTAACATGCACCTGGACCTGAGGCCCTTCCACTGCCCCGTCTGTGCCAAGAAGTTCAAGATGAAGCATCACCTCACGGAGCACATGAAGACGCACACGGGCCTCAAGCCGTACGACTGCCTCGGCTGTGGCAAGAAGTTCATGTGGCGCGACAGCTTCATGAGGCACCGCTCGCACTGCGAGAGGCGCAGCAGGCTGGGGGAGAGCGGGGAAGGAGGGGGCAGCggcgagggagggagaagagggggaggcGGAGGGGAGGATGGGACGGATTTGATTTCCTCCGCtcacctcctcctgtctgcaggtGAGGGAGGTCAGGGTAATgttcagggaggaggaggaagaggaggagtgtcTGTTTCTTCTCCACATCTCACCGGCGGCGTCTCAGCCACAggaagcagcaacagcaacaacatggCAGCCGCAGGGGCGCTTCTGGGGGTCGTCTCTCAGAGTCCAGGTCAGGGATCTGGGATGTTTGGTGCTCTGGTGTTGGGTcggagtgtgtgtggtgaagaCAGTGCCAATGATAACAGTGTGACTTAA
- the LOC138405878 gene encoding class I histocompatibility antigen, F10 alpha chain-like isoform X2, with translation MKVELKQDWMLKATDSHYWERETRSFLGKQQTFKVDIEIAKERFNQTEGVHIIQWMYSCEWDDETGEVKGYEQFGYDGEDLISLDLETETWITQRPQAVITKLKWDNNKAQLAHLKNYLIQECPDWLKIFVEHGKSSLLRTELPSMSLLQKSPSSPVSCHATGFYPDSAMLFWRKDGEELHEDVYVGEVLPNHDGTFQMSTDLQVSSIPPEDWRRYDCVFQISGVKEDIVKRLDKDSVESNREKPTDVTTIIIIIVAAVVALAVVLAVVGFIVYRKRNAECLPSPGNDPNVLKPLNPDKVSISSSETSS, from the exons ATGAAAGTAGAACTCAAACAGGACTGGATGTTGAAGGCAACAGATTCACATTactgggagagagagactagGTCATTTTTGGGTAAACAGCAGACCTTCAAAGTCGACATTGAAATCGCAAAGGAACGCTTCAACCAGACTGAAG gtgtccACATCATCCAGTGGATGTACAGTTGTGAATGGGACGATGAGACTGGAGAAGTTAAAGGTTATGAACAGTTTGGTTATGATGGAGAAGACTTGATATCATTGGACCTGGAGACAGAGACGTGGATCACTCAAAGACCACAGGCTGTTATCACCAAACTGAAGTGGGATAATAATAAAGCTCAACTTGCTCATCTTAAGAACTACTTAATCCAGGAGTGTCCGGACTGGCTGAAGATATTCGTGGAGCATGGGAAGAGCTCTCTGCTGAGAACAG AGCTTCCCTCGATGTCTCTCCTCCAgaagtctccctcctctccagtcaGCTGCCACGCTACAGGTTTCTACCCCGACTCAGCCATGTTGTTCTGGAGGAAAGACGGAGAGGAGCTTCATGAGGACGTGTACGTCGGAGAGGTCCTCCCCAACCATGACGGGACCTTCCAGATGAGCACTGACCTGCAGGTTTCATCAATCCCACCTGAAGACTGGAGGAGGTACGACTGTGTGTTCCAGATCTCTGGTGTGAAGGAGGACATTGTCAAAAGActggacaaagactcagtgGAGTCCAACAGAG AGAAGCCCACTGACGtgaccaccatcatcatcatcatcgtcgctGCAGTGGTCGCTCTCGCTGTCGTCCTCGCTGTCGTTGGATTCATCGTGTACAGGAAGAGGAATG ctgaatGTCTCCCATCTC CTGGAAATGATCCAAACGTCTTAAAGCCTCTGAACCCAGATAAAGTTTCTATTTCTTCAAGTGAGACGTCCTCCTGA
- the LOC138405878 gene encoding major histocompatibility complex class I-related gene protein-like isoform X1, producing MASKRDIWSCGWRPNTFHLQAEKNSSIGLRKGEYVDDVPSSLCVLSSRCFCLWSHSPSLCGQKTSSTFGPAKRNVAPLTMHTLLFLLLLAGTHSATARTHSLKYFYTGSSQVPNFPEFVGVGYVDEVQIIHYDSNTMKVELKQDWMLKATDSHYWERETRSFLGKQQTFKVDIEIAKERFNQTEGVHIIQWMYSCEWDDETGEVKGYEQFGYDGEDLISLDLETETWITQRPQAVITKLKWDNNKAQLAHLKNYLIQECPDWLKIFVEHGKSSLLRTELPSMSLLQKSPSSPVSCHATGFYPDSAMLFWRKDGEELHEDVYVGEVLPNHDGTFQMSTDLQVSSIPPEDWRRYDCVFQISGVKEDIVKRLDKDSVESNREKPTDVTTIIIIIVAAVVALAVVLAVVGFIVYRKRNAECLPSPGNDPNVLKPLNPDKVSISSSETSS from the exons ATGGCTTCCAAAAGAGACATTTGGTCATGTGGGTGGAGACCAAACACTTTCCACCTCCAGGCAGAGAAAAACTCCTCTATTGGGTTGAGGAAGGGTGAATATGTAG ATGAtgtcccctcctctctgtgtgtcctctcgtctcgttgtttttgtctctggagCCACAGTCCGTCTCTCTGTGGACAGAAGACCTCATCTACCTTCGGTCCAGCAAAGAGAAATGTAGCACCGCTCACAATGCACACTTTACTTTTCCTGCTTCTACTGGCAGGAACACACAGCGCGACGGCAA GGACTCACTCTCTGAAGTATTTCTACACTGGGTCCTCTCAAGTCCCAAACTTTCCAGAGTTTGTGGGTGTTGGTTATGTTGATGAAGTTCAGATCATTCACTATGACAGCAACACAATGAAAGTAGAACTCAAACAGGACTGGATGTTGAAGGCAACAGATTCACATTactgggagagagagactagGTCATTTTTGGGTAAACAGCAGACCTTCAAAGTCGACATTGAAATCGCAAAGGAACGCTTCAACCAGACTGAAG gtgtccACATCATCCAGTGGATGTACAGTTGTGAATGGGACGATGAGACTGGAGAAGTTAAAGGTTATGAACAGTTTGGTTATGATGGAGAAGACTTGATATCATTGGACCTGGAGACAGAGACGTGGATCACTCAAAGACCACAGGCTGTTATCACCAAACTGAAGTGGGATAATAATAAAGCTCAACTTGCTCATCTTAAGAACTACTTAATCCAGGAGTGTCCGGACTGGCTGAAGATATTCGTGGAGCATGGGAAGAGCTCTCTGCTGAGAACAG AGCTTCCCTCGATGTCTCTCCTCCAgaagtctccctcctctccagtcaGCTGCCACGCTACAGGTTTCTACCCCGACTCAGCCATGTTGTTCTGGAGGAAAGACGGAGAGGAGCTTCATGAGGACGTGTACGTCGGAGAGGTCCTCCCCAACCATGACGGGACCTTCCAGATGAGCACTGACCTGCAGGTTTCATCAATCCCACCTGAAGACTGGAGGAGGTACGACTGTGTGTTCCAGATCTCTGGTGTGAAGGAGGACATTGTCAAAAGActggacaaagactcagtgGAGTCCAACAGAG AGAAGCCCACTGACGtgaccaccatcatcatcatcatcgtcgctGCAGTGGTCGCTCTCGCTGTCGTCCTCGCTGTCGTTGGATTCATCGTGTACAGGAAGAGGAATG ctgaatGTCTCCCATCTC CTGGAAATGATCCAAACGTCTTAAAGCCTCTGAACCCAGATAAAGTTTCTATTTCTTCAAGTGAGACGTCCTCCTGA
- the tapbp.1 gene encoding TAP binding protein (tapasin), tandem duplicate 1: protein MSNFSSIYKLCLLTVTCCIQACSSSSRCPAVECWLVQENVNRRGATTQEKFLLHITTDVNSRDAASEQIPSDVNPDTVFFITDPAATLCHQSLSPPPRGSEQKAQCEISPFLHQPSTLKWVSPLTVSGFSPVYLQADWFSAALLGLNKQLVISSIMRAPTATKEPNVILTVTSKTVSVQARLGKPVLLDCGFWVDPSSPLSGSGFAVEWRYQFRGKGQLVLAYDGKSDRVADTQEEGARLDFEGLHKNGNASLILQETKVRHSGTYICTVYLPYLQAQVAMELEIVEPPSLSIHPSPLPLAVPGQTLVVQCEASGFAPLSLEMSWEFKGADGKSRPLESASVTGHRQAWDGTYGQSARLELDTSNVGTGGELTCVAVHPGGTRRASTSLSVIGFGSPSIEDSMAMVGVALLLYGLIKFVSWTFSSSDTDVADEETKKEK from the exons ATGAGCAACTTTTCTTCCATTTATAAACTCTGCCTGCTCACTGTCACCTGCTGCATCCAAG cctgcagcagcagcagcaggtgtcCGGCGGTGGAGTGCTGGTTAGTACAGGAGAATGTGAATCGAAGAGGAGCGACAACCCAGGAAAAGTTTCTGCTTCATATCACAACAGACGTTAACAGCCGAGATGCAGCGTCAGAACAGATTCCTTCCGACGTCAACCCAGACACCGTGTTCTTTATTACAG accCGGCTGCCACGCTCTGCCACCAGTCCCTCAGCCCTCCCCCCAGAGGCTCGGAGCAGAAGGCTCAGTGTGAGATCAGCCCCTTCCTGCATCAGCCCTCCACGCTCAAATGGGTTTCTCCTCTCACGGTCTCTGGCTTCAGCCCCGTGTACCTGCAAGCGGATTGGTTTTCGGCTGCGCTACTGGGGCTCAACAAACAGCTGGTCATTTCCAGCATCATGAGGGCTCCCACAGCCACCAAAGAGCCGAATG TGATCCTGACTGTCACCAGTAAAACCGTCTCGGTGCAGGCCCGGCTCGGGAAGCCAGTGCTGCTGGACTGTGGTTTCTGGGTGGATCCTTCCTCGCCTCTGTCCGGGTCGGGTTTCGCCGTCGAGTGGCGTTACCAGTTCAGAGGCAAAGGACAACTGGTTCTGGCTTACGACGGCAAGTCAGACCGCGTGGCTGACACCCAGGAGGAAGGGGCCAGACTGGACTTTGAGGGTTTGCACAAGAACGGAAACGCATCCCTGATCCTGCAGGAGACGAAAGTGCGTCACTCCGGGACGTATATTTGCACGGTGTATCTGCCGTACCTTCAGGCTCAGGTGGCGATGGAGCTCGAGATTGTAG AACCTCCATCCCTCTCCATCCACCCCTCCCCCTTGCCCCTCGCTGTTCCTGGACAGACTTTGGTTGTCCAGTGTGAAGCGTCGGGCTTCGCCCCACTCTCCCTGGAGATGAGCTGGGAGTTTAAAGGCGCCGATGGGAAGTCCAGGCCTCTGGAATCAGCCAGCGTGACGGGCCACAGGCAGGCGTGGGATGGCACCTACGGCCAGAGTGCCCGGCTGGAGCTGGACACCTCTAACGTGGGCACCGGGGGAGAGCTCACCTGTGTGGCTGTCCACCCTGGAGGCACACGACGGGCCAGCACGTCCCTCAGTGTCATCG GATTCGGATCCCCGTCTATTGAGGACTCAATGGCAATGGTTGGTGTGGCACTCCTGCTCTACGGGCTCATCAAGTTTGTCTCCTGGACCTTTTCCAGCTCAG ACACTGATGTGGCAGATGAAGAGACAAAG AAAGAGAAGTAA
- the daxx gene encoding death domain-associated protein 6, translated as MAVAPASMADKIIVLDDDEEESAQPSFAASTSSKEHQVKHVSPLKAQQPVPTHITQSPFATVKKQSHVLHAENERLFTEFVEYCSTLTQDCPEVLSFLQTKHAKASPDYLSSVEFRNTLGRCLTRAQAHRSKTFVYINELCTVLRQHTAKKRQTLTKAEPGSSTSTLSSLQPTSVMLKSKDKTKDKLDEECGKPSAEDEQPSTSGLQENNKVDEQETEKKAKRASRKQIAYLENLLKVYNDEICRLQQAELSLDDLGAEDSLYIQEHKLKRKMMKIYEKLCELKGCNTLTGRVIEQRIAYNSTRYPEINKRIERFINSPEAQRNPPDYQDILQLVLRANERYKLCLSRKVLNHIALDAFRETGSRMQERRHLDLVYNFGSHLTDNYKPSSDPALLNPSLQRKLRSNREVALSSLEEVIAKYAIRQDDTEEQERNRRQEKEDNKSEKGGESKEVNGVAEEEEEPEEEEDEEEDDSSDPDIEEELQASTQQDGPDNDENEDDNSNEAEQAGDDANKEDQTDELLGSVKEEVEEPVTSGLSPLSDDNKSQISLSDIPSPRDSPSQSEPMQTDEQQPLSNGKLAGLEECVDSSNHVSAVLVSTSQVTADISLVAANGESSPPSSAMISEKSNTMTTNGTSPPPSPRATRSQKRKREEITPEVSINTKHIQDSEVDIPLDMGVFSCNSPPAIRADTPPQDLVSSSQLTPPPKKNKVNVATQCDPDEIIVLSDSE; from the exons ATGGCGGTGGCCCCCGCCTCGATGGCGGATAAGATCATAGTCCTtgacgatgatgaagaggagagtgCTCAGCCTTCCTTCGCTGCTTCCACCTCGTCCAAGGAGCATCAAGTCAAACATGTCTCGCCACTCAAAGCTCAGCAGCCGGTCCCCACCCACATTACCCAGTCACCCTTTGCCACTGTGAAGAAGCAGAGCCATGTCCTGCACGCAGAGAATGAGAGATTGTTCACCGAG TTTGTGGAGTACTGCTCGACTCTCACCCAGGACTGTCCCGAGGTCTTGAGCTTCCTACAAACCAAGCATGCCAAGGCCTCCCCTGACTATCTGTCATCTGTGGAATTCAGGAACACATTGGGGAGATGTTTGACTCGCGCTCAGGCCCACCGCTCTAAGACCTTTGTCTACATTAATGAACTGTGCACTGTACTCAGGCAGCATACCGCCAAGAAGAGGCAGACCCTCACCAAGGCTGAGCCTGGGTCTTCTACCTCAACACTAAGTTCTCTCCAGCCTACCTCTGTTATGCTTAAAAGTAAAGACAAGACTAAAGATAAGCTGGATGAGGAATGTGGGAAACCCTCAGCTGAAGATGAGCAACCTTCCACCTCAGggctgcaggaaaacaacaaagtggacgaacaagaaacagagaaaaaggcAAAGAGGGCATCCAGGAAACAA ATAGCGTACCTGGAGAACCTGCTGAAGGTGTACAACGACGAGATCTGCCGCCTGCAGCAGGCCGAACTGAGTTTAGACGACCTTGGAGCCGAGGACTCTTTATACATCCAGGAGCACAAGCTGAAACGCAAG ATGATGAAAATTTATGAAAAGCTGTGTGAACTAAAGGGCTGCAACACACTAACGGGCCGAGTCATTGAGCAGAGGATCGCTTACAATAGCACTCGTTATCCTGAGATCAACAAAAGG ATCGAGCGTTTCATTAACAGTCCAGAGGCACAGAGGAACCCTCCGGATTACCAAGACATCCTCCAGCTGGTGTTGCGCGCCAACGAACGCTACAAGCTTTGTCTGAGCAGGAAAGTACTGAACCACATAGCCCTGGACGCCTTCAGAGAGACCGGGAGCCGCATGCAGGAGAGACGTCACCTTGACCTGGTCTACAACTTCGGCTCGCATCTCACCGACAACTACAAACCTT CCTCAGACCCGGCTCTTTTGAACCCCTCACTGCAAAGAAAGCTGCGATCCAACCGAGAAGTGGCACTCTCCAGCTTGGAGGAGGTTATCGCCAAGTACGCCATCAGACAAGACGACacggaggagcaggagaggaacaGAAGACAGGAGAAAGAG GACAACAAATCAGAAAAGGGAGGAGAAAGTAAAGAGGTGAATGGagtggcagaggaggaagaagaaccggaggaggaggaggatgaagaagaagatgactCATCAGATCCAGACATAGAGGAGGAGCTCCAGGCCAGCACGCAGCAGGATGGACCTG ACAATGACGAGAATGAGGACGACAACAGCAATGAGGCGGAGCAAGCAGGAGATGACGCCAACAAGGAGGATCAGACAGACGAGCTGTTGGGAAGCGTTAAAGAAGAGGTAGAAGAGCCAGTCACGAGTGGACTCAGTCCTCTATCTGATGACAACAAATCCCAGATCTCGCTGTCTGATATCCCCTCACCTAGAGACAGCCCGAGTCAATCAGAGCCCATGCAGACTGATGAGCAGCAGCCATTGTCTAATGGTAAACTTGCAGGACTAGAGGAGTGTGTCGATTCCTCCAACCATGTCTCGGCCGTGCTGGTAAGCACCAGTCAAGTGACTGCAGACATCTCCCTGGTAGCAGCCAATGGGGAGTCTTCACCTCCATCATCAGCAATGATCTCAGAAAAATCGAACACGATGACCACCAACGGCACGTCGCCACCCCCCAGCCCCAGAGCTACGAGGAgtcagaagaggaagagggaggaaataACACCAGAGGTCTCCATAAATACAAAGCACATCCAGGACAG TGAGGTAGACATCCCTCTGGATATGGGTGTTTTTAGCTGCAATTCTCCACCAGCCATCCGAGCAGACACTCCCCCCCAGGACCTTGTCAGCAGCTCACAGCTGACGCCGCCTCCCAAGAAAAACAAG gtgAACGTGGCGACCCAGTGTGACCCAGATGAGATCATTGTCCTCTCTGACTCAGAGTGA